Proteins encoded by one window of Winogradskyella sp. PG-2:
- the glmM gene encoding phosphoglucosamine mutase, which produces MTLIKSISGIRGTIGGAVEENLTPIDAVKFAAAYGTWLKQQRNKENYRVVVGRDARISGEMIQNLVMNTLVGLGINVVDVGLSTTPTVEIAVPLEHADGGIILTASHNPKQWNALKLLNAKGEFLNGAEGLKILEIAESNNMNFAEVDDLGKITKNEAYIDIHIDEVLELPLVNKKAIEAANFKVVVDGVNSTGGIAIPLLLERLGVHPLKLYCDPTGHFPHNPEPLKEHLGDLANAVVKERADFGIVVDPDVDRLAFMDETGEMFGEEYTLVACADYVLSKNPGNTVSNMSSTRALRDVTEKHGGMYEASAVGEVNVVTLMKKNNVVIGGEGNGGIIYPDSHYGRDALVGVALFLSLLAEKKMKVSELRASYPNYFMSKKKIQLTPGLDVDGILNTMESNYSQEKLTTVDGVKIDFSDSWVHLRKSNTEPIIRIYTEAPSQDAADTLADRFIGEIKAIANI; this is translated from the coding sequence ATGACATTAATAAAATCTATTTCAGGAATTCGAGGTACTATAGGTGGTGCAGTTGAAGAAAATTTGACTCCAATTGATGCTGTAAAATTTGCAGCGGCTTATGGGACTTGGTTAAAACAACAACGCAACAAAGAGAACTATCGCGTTGTGGTTGGAAGAGATGCTCGTATTTCTGGTGAAATGATTCAGAATTTAGTTATGAACACATTGGTAGGTCTTGGTATTAACGTTGTTGATGTAGGATTATCTACAACGCCTACTGTTGAAATTGCTGTGCCTTTAGAACATGCAGATGGTGGAATTATTTTAACGGCAAGCCATAATCCTAAACAATGGAATGCTTTAAAGTTATTAAATGCAAAAGGCGAATTTTTGAATGGAGCAGAAGGACTAAAGATATTAGAAATCGCAGAATCTAACAATATGAATTTTGCAGAAGTTGACGATTTAGGAAAGATAACAAAGAATGAAGCTTATATTGATATTCATATTGATGAGGTTTTAGAATTGCCACTAGTAAATAAAAAAGCTATAGAAGCTGCAAATTTTAAAGTGGTAGTCGATGGTGTAAATTCTACTGGAGGAATTGCAATCCCATTGCTTTTAGAGCGTTTAGGTGTGCACCCATTGAAATTATATTGTGATCCAACAGGTCATTTTCCACATAATCCGGAGCCACTCAAAGAGCATTTAGGTGATTTGGCCAATGCTGTAGTAAAAGAGCGTGCTGATTTTGGAATTGTAGTAGATCCAGATGTAGATCGTTTAGCATTTATGGATGAAACTGGTGAGATGTTTGGAGAAGAATATACACTTGTTGCATGTGCAGATTATGTACTAAGTAAAAACCCAGGAAATACTGTAAGTAATATGAGTTCTACAAGAGCGTTGAGAGATGTTACTGAAAAGCACGGAGGTATGTATGAAGCAAGTGCTGTAGGTGAAGTAAATGTAGTCACCTTAATGAAAAAGAATAATGTTGTTATTGGAGGTGAAGGTAATGGTGGTATTATTTATCCAGATTCACATTATGGTCGTGATGCTTTAGTTGGCGTAGCGCTTTTTTTAAGTTTATTAGCTGAAAAGAAAATGAAGGTAAGCGAACTCAGAGCGTCTTATCCAAATTACTTTATGAGCAAGAAGAAAATACAGTTAACACCAGGACTAGATGTTGATGGTATTTTGAATACTATGGAATCTAATTATAGTCAAGAAAAGTTAACAACTGTTGATGGTGTAAAAATTGATTTTTCTGATAGTTGGGTACATTTACGTAAAAGTAATACCGAACCAATTATTAGAATATATACTGAAGCTCCATCGCAAGATGCAGCAGATACTTTAGCTGATAGGTTTATTGGTGAAATTAAAGCCATCGCTAATATTTAG
- a CDS encoding aminotransferase class V-fold PLP-dependent enzyme: MTLISDTITTKITDLELYFNQFREHIIGQNQTFMSPYGEQKIIYTDWTASGRLYRPIEEKISNEFGPFVANTHTETTVSGTAMTKAYHKAKQIIKDHVNCNEDDVLIVSGNGMTGVVNKFQRILGLKVPENLKDYTSIPDEMRPVVFVSHMEHHSNQTSWLETIASVEVVPPDENGLFCLENLEKLLLEYKDCTIKIASIIGGSNVTGIQTPHHDVAKLMHKHGGVCFVDFACSAPYVEINMHPNDKDAQLDAVFFSPHKFLGGPGTSGVLVFNKKLYKNMVPDCPGGGTVSWTNPWGEHKYIDNIEDREDGGTPGFLQTIKTALSVKLKEQMGIDNMLKREHELVDIIFKKLDPIPNINILAGQHKDRLGVISFYIDDLHFNLGVKLLNDKFGIQTRGGCSCAGTYGHFLLHVDQKMSNELTNEISIGDLIRKPGWIRMSIHPTTTNAEIEFVCDSIINLAKHHETWAKDYEYSKCNNEFIHKSLVDQPCNATKVDTWFDL; this comes from the coding sequence ATGACTTTGATTTCTGATACTATAACAACCAAAATTACTGATTTAGAGTTATACTTTAATCAGTTTAGGGAACATATTATAGGGCAAAATCAGACTTTTATGTCACCTTATGGTGAGCAAAAAATCATCTATACAGATTGGACAGCTTCAGGTCGTTTATACAGACCAATCGAGGAAAAAATATCTAACGAATTCGGTCCATTTGTTGCCAATACACATACAGAAACAACTGTTTCTGGTACTGCAATGACCAAAGCGTATCATAAAGCCAAACAAATCATTAAGGACCATGTAAATTGTAATGAAGATGATGTCTTAATTGTTTCTGGTAATGGTATGACTGGCGTGGTGAATAAATTTCAGCGCATATTAGGACTCAAAGTTCCTGAGAATTTAAAAGATTACACATCGATTCCAGATGAAATGAGGCCTGTTGTATTTGTGTCACATATGGAGCACCATTCTAATCAGACGTCTTGGTTAGAAACCATAGCTTCGGTTGAGGTTGTCCCACCAGATGAAAATGGACTATTCTGTTTAGAGAATTTAGAAAAATTACTTTTAGAATACAAAGACTGTACCATTAAGATTGCTTCAATTATTGGTGGCTCTAATGTTACAGGTATCCAAACACCACATCACGATGTTGCTAAATTAATGCATAAACATGGAGGTGTTTGTTTTGTGGATTTTGCATGTTCAGCCCCTTATGTAGAAATTAATATGCATCCTAATGATAAAGATGCTCAGCTAGATGCTGTTTTCTTTTCTCCTCATAAATTTCTAGGTGGACCAGGAACTTCGGGTGTTTTAGTTTTTAATAAAAAATTATATAAAAATATGGTTCCAGATTGCCCTGGAGGTGGTACAGTAAGTTGGACCAATCCTTGGGGAGAGCATAAGTATATTGACAATATTGAAGATAGAGAAGATGGTGGAACACCAGGATTCCTTCAGACTATAAAAACGGCGCTTTCAGTAAAGCTAAAGGAGCAAATGGGAATTGATAATATGTTGAAGCGAGAACATGAGTTAGTAGATATCATTTTCAAAAAATTAGATCCAATTCCTAATATTAATATTCTGGCTGGTCAGCATAAAGATCGCTTAGGCGTGATTTCATTTTATATAGACGACTTACACTTTAACTTAGGAGTGAAATTATTGAATGATAAATTTGGTATACAAACTAGAGGTGGTTGCAGTTGTGCAGGTACATATGGCCATTTTTTATTACATGTAGATCAAAAAATGTCTAACGAATTAACTAACGAAATCTCTATTGGAGATTTGATCCGCAAACCTGGTTGGATTCGTATGTCTATACATCCTACAACAACAAATGCCGAGATAGAATTTGTTTGCGATAGTATTATTAACTTAGCGAAGCATCATGAAACTTGGGCTAAAGACTATGAATATTCGAAATGTAATAACGAGTTTATTCATAAATCATTAGTTGATCAACCTTGTAACGCTACTAAAGTGGATACTTGGTTTGATTTGTAA
- a CDS encoding lysophospholipid acyltransferase family protein: protein MQLIAYILIYPVLWLVSILPFKLLYGISDILCFFLYSVFGYRKSTVKENLRLVFPDKSEKEISKITGQFYHHLCDMMLESIKSMTISEAELKKRYTFSNIELIKNLESKERSIILMCAHYGSWEWIFILQKYINLKGYAVYKRLTNKYFDKLIRRIRARHDTYLITTKETLSVLNSSKKKGELTINGFVSDQSPKATKAFHWNEFMGIKVPMYTGAEMLAKKLDMAVVFFSVKRLKRGYYETTFKTICEHPKDYKDYEITDIFFKLVEKQIIEAPQYYLWTHKRWKHRDKVPTEFQ, encoded by the coding sequence ATGCAACTTATTGCTTACATTTTAATTTATCCAGTACTGTGGCTTGTTTCTATTTTGCCCTTTAAATTGCTTTATGGAATTTCTGATATACTCTGCTTTTTTTTATACAGCGTTTTTGGATATAGAAAATCAACTGTAAAAGAAAATTTAAGATTAGTTTTTCCTGATAAATCCGAAAAAGAAATTTCTAAAATCACTGGTCAATTTTATCATCACTTATGCGATATGATGTTAGAATCTATTAAATCGATGACTATTTCAGAAGCTGAATTAAAGAAACGTTACACATTTTCTAACATAGAATTAATAAAAAATCTCGAAAGCAAAGAAAGAAGCATCATTTTAATGTGTGCTCATTATGGGAGTTGGGAATGGATATTCATTTTACAAAAATATATTAATCTCAAGGGCTACGCTGTATACAAACGTTTAACAAATAAATATTTTGATAAACTAATCAGACGTATTAGAGCTAGACATGACACCTATCTAATTACAACAAAAGAAACATTAAGTGTACTTAATTCCTCAAAAAAGAAAGGTGAATTAACTATCAATGGATTTGTATCTGATCAATCACCAAAAGCAACCAAGGCCTTTCATTGGAATGAATTCATGGGGATAAAAGTACCGATGTATACAGGTGCTGAAATGTTAGCAAAAAAATTAGATATGGCGGTTGTTTTCTTTAGTGTAAAGCGTCTAAAACGCGGCTATTATGAAACTACTTTTAAAACTATTTGTGAACATCCCAAAGATTATAAGGATTATGAAATTACGGATATCTTCTTTAAGCTTGTAGAAAAACAAATTATAGAAGCACCTCAATATTATCTTTGGACACATAAACGCTGGAAACATCGAGATAAGGTTCCGACAGAATTTCAATAA
- a CDS encoding rhomboid family intramembrane serine protease, whose product MYNLSLVTIAIIAANVIFSMKGFDDRLFFEKYKFNIGNIRRGEQIRMFSSGFLHVDTQHLLFNMLTLYFFADAVIIELGEINFVIIYLASLVFGNLLSLYFHKEEYWYSAVGASGAVTGILYAAILLRPDMSLYMFFVPIPIPGYIFGIGYLAYSIYGMKNRIGNIGHDAHFGGAVGGYVVTLLLMPSLFKTDLGHIGLLAIPIVALFVLYKTGKLNKNK is encoded by the coding sequence ATGTACAATTTAAGTTTAGTTACTATTGCTATTATTGCTGCGAATGTTATCTTTTCTATGAAAGGATTTGATGATCGTTTGTTTTTTGAAAAATATAAGTTCAATATTGGTAATATTAGACGTGGAGAACAAATAAGAATGTTTAGTTCTGGTTTCTTACATGTAGATACTCAACATTTATTATTTAATATGTTGACGCTTTATTTCTTTGCTGATGCTGTAATTATTGAACTTGGGGAAATAAATTTTGTAATTATTTATTTAGCGAGCTTAGTTTTTGGAAATTTACTATCTCTATATTTTCATAAAGAAGAATATTGGTACAGTGCTGTAGGTGCAAGTGGAGCAGTAACTGGCATTCTGTATGCTGCAATCCTATTGCGTCCAGATATGAGTTTATATATGTTCTTTGTACCTATTCCAATTCCTGGTTATATTTTCGGGATAGGCTACTTAGCGTATTCCATATATGGTATGAAAAACAGAATAGGTAATATTGGACACGATGCTCATTTCGGTGGAGCTGTAGGTGGTTATGTAGTTACATTACTACTCATGCCCAGTTTATTTAAAACAGATTTAGGCCATATAGGCCTTTTAGCAATCCCAATCGTTGCGTTATTTGTACTTTATAAAACTGGGAAACTCAATAAGAATAAATGA
- a CDS encoding TlpA disulfide reductase family protein: protein MKRIFTIIIVGLLIVSCKKENRTDFVINGTAPGVYNGVRIYLKYIDEKGKEIVSDTAIVFDEKFNMDGKVEEPTMHFISVNSVDGNAMLMLENSEIDIEINKQNLMESKVTGSESNEGFIAFQDGMNKIREEGQGVMTAYRQLKLPEEAAKKDSLTKEIEKLGLRLTGHPLNFILENNDSYFSLNLIGLEANKPKLDVPGFMKAFENLTPRLKETKKGKEVKKRLDELFVEYEKIAHLEIGKVAPNFEAPKPDGTLVSLNDLKGKVTIIDFWAAWCGPCRRENPNVVRIYEKYHDQGLEIIGISLDGERRQQDPKKAWLDAIANDKLTWTQLSHLKYFDDPVAKLYNISAIPATFILDKDGKIAYKNLRGKALELKVEELLAQ from the coding sequence ATGAAAAGAATATTTACAATTATTATTGTTGGCTTGTTAATAGTGAGCTGCAAGAAAGAAAATAGAACAGACTTTGTAATCAATGGAACTGCACCAGGTGTTTACAATGGTGTGCGTATTTATTTAAAGTATATAGATGAAAAGGGTAAAGAAATTGTAAGCGATACTGCTATAGTTTTTGACGAAAAGTTTAATATGGACGGAAAAGTCGAAGAGCCAACAATGCATTTTATTTCTGTAAATAGTGTTGATGGTAATGCTATGTTAATGCTAGAGAATAGTGAAATAGACATAGAAATCAATAAACAAAACCTAATGGAATCTAAGGTAACTGGATCTGAAAGTAACGAGGGTTTTATTGCTTTTCAAGATGGTATGAATAAAATTAGAGAAGAAGGACAAGGAGTCATGACTGCCTACAGACAGTTAAAACTACCCGAAGAAGCTGCTAAAAAGGATTCCCTTACCAAGGAAATAGAAAAACTTGGATTACGTCTTACAGGCCACCCATTGAATTTTATTTTAGAAAATAACGATAGTTATTTTAGTCTTAACTTAATTGGATTAGAAGCGAACAAACCTAAACTTGATGTACCAGGTTTTATGAAAGCTTTTGAAAATCTAACACCTAGATTAAAAGAAACGAAAAAAGGTAAAGAAGTTAAAAAGAGATTAGATGAACTCTTTGTAGAATATGAAAAAATAGCGCACTTAGAAATTGGTAAAGTTGCTCCCAATTTTGAAGCACCAAAACCAGATGGTACTTTAGTTAGTTTAAATGATCTTAAAGGTAAAGTAACAATAATTGATTTTTGGGCAGCTTGGTGTGGACCATGTAGAAGAGAAAATCCTAATGTGGTTAGAATATATGAGAAATACCATGATCAAGGTTTAGAAATTATTGGAATCTCTTTAGATGGTGAACGCAGACAACAAGACCCAAAGAAAGCATGGTTAGATGCGATTGCTAACGATAAATTAACATGGACTCAGTTATCACATTTAAAATATTTTGATGATCCTGTAGCTAAATTATATAATATCAGTGCTATTCCTGCAACATTTATATTAGATAAAGATGGTAAGATTGCTTATAAAAACCTTAGAGGAAAAGCATTGGAGTTAAAAGTAGAAGAGCTTTTAGCTCAGTAA
- the mnmE gene encoding tRNA uridine-5-carboxymethylaminomethyl(34) synthesis GTPase MnmE, protein MMHDDTIVALATPSGSGAIAIIRLSGNAAIEIASRNFKSVSNKVLSQQSTHTIHLGHIIDQTRTIDEVLISIFKNPNSYTGENVVEISCHGSSYIQQEIIQLFLRQGCRMATAGEFTLRAFLNGKLDLSQAEAVADLISSDNEASHQIAIQQMRGGFSSEIAKLREELLNFASLIELELDFAEEDVEFADRTQFKELIERINFVLKRLIDSFAVGNVIKNGIPVAIVGEPNVGKSTLLNALLNEDRAIVSEIAGTTRDTIEDEISIGGIGFRFIDTAGIRDTEDVVESIGIKKTFEKIEQSQVVIYLFDSKSSINNLETVKLEIEKIKNKHPQKPLLIIANKIDQLEDIQLAKLSTEIDNIQLLSAKTGFGVEQLTDSLLNLINTGALRNNETIVTNSRHYDALLKAFEEIQKVQHGLETGLSGDLLAIDIRQALYHFGEITGEITNDDLLGNIFANFCIGK, encoded by the coding sequence ATTATGCATGATGATACTATTGTAGCTTTAGCAACTCCTTCTGGAAGTGGAGCAATTGCTATTATAAGATTATCTGGTAATGCTGCGATAGAAATTGCCTCACGAAATTTCAAGTCGGTCTCAAATAAAGTATTAAGTCAACAATCTACGCATACAATTCATTTAGGTCATATTATTGACCAAACCAGAACAATTGACGAGGTTTTAATTTCAATTTTTAAAAATCCGAATTCTTATACAGGTGAAAATGTTGTTGAGATTTCTTGTCATGGATCATCATATATTCAGCAAGAAATTATTCAGTTGTTTTTGCGACAAGGATGCCGAATGGCTACAGCAGGGGAATTTACCTTACGTGCTTTTTTAAATGGTAAGTTAGATTTGAGTCAGGCTGAAGCTGTGGCGGACTTAATTTCTAGTGATAACGAAGCATCGCATCAAATCGCTATCCAACAAATGCGTGGAGGGTTTTCATCTGAAATAGCCAAACTACGTGAAGAACTCTTAAATTTTGCATCCTTAATAGAGTTAGAACTCGATTTTGCAGAAGAAGATGTTGAGTTTGCAGATAGAACACAATTTAAAGAATTGATAGAACGCATCAATTTTGTTCTAAAGCGATTAATAGATTCTTTTGCTGTTGGTAATGTAATTAAAAACGGAATTCCTGTGGCTATTGTTGGTGAGCCTAATGTTGGAAAATCAACACTTTTAAATGCCTTATTAAATGAGGATAGAGCTATAGTGTCTGAAATTGCAGGAACAACAAGAGACACTATCGAAGACGAAATTTCAATAGGAGGAATAGGATTTCGGTTTATAGATACAGCTGGTATTAGAGATACTGAAGATGTTGTAGAAAGTATTGGAATTAAAAAGACCTTTGAAAAAATCGAACAATCTCAAGTGGTAATTTATTTATTTGATAGTAAGTCGAGTATCAACAACTTAGAAACTGTTAAACTAGAAATTGAAAAGATTAAAAATAAGCATCCACAAAAGCCATTATTAATTATTGCAAATAAGATTGATCAGCTAGAAGATATACAATTAGCAAAATTGAGCACAGAAATCGATAATATTCAGTTATTATCTGCTAAGACAGGTTTTGGTGTGGAGCAATTAACAGATTCATTACTTAATCTTATAAATACTGGTGCGCTTAGAAATAATGAAACGATTGTCACTAACTCGCGTCATTATGATGCGCTTTTAAAAGCATTTGAAGAAATTCAAAAAGTACAACATGGATTAGAAACTGGTTTATCCGGAGACTTATTGGCGATAGATATTAGACAGGCATTATATCACTTTGGTGAAATTACAGGAGAGATTACTAATGATGATCTTTTGGGTAATATTTTTGCTAACTTTTGTATTGGGAAGTAG
- a CDS encoding DUF4870 domain-containing protein has translation MESNYHTLKRTDNQLLVITHLAQLLTYITGFGGLIVPLVIWATQKDRVDQMDAHGKAILNFQLSIIVYFILSIPLMLIGIGFLTLILIGIMAFVMPIINAIKASNGELPSYPLSLNFVS, from the coding sequence ATGGAATCAAATTATCACACACTTAAACGTACGGACAATCAATTGTTAGTTATTACACATTTAGCGCAATTACTGACTTACATTACAGGTTTTGGTGGTTTAATTGTGCCATTAGTAATTTGGGCGACACAAAAAGATCGTGTAGACCAAATGGATGCTCATGGTAAAGCGATATTAAATTTTCAGTTAAGTATTATAGTCTATTTTATTTTGAGTATTCCTTTAATGCTTATAGGAATTGGATTTTTAACCTTAATATTAATCGGAATCATGGCATTTGTAATGCCAATTATAAACGCCATAAAAGCTAGTAATGGTGAATTACCTAGCTATCCATTATCTCTTAATTTTGTTAGTTAG
- the dnaN gene encoding DNA polymerase III subunit beta, whose translation MKFIVSSTYLLKQLQVLGGVINNSNTLPILDNFLFELSQSKLTISASDLETTMSSTIDVESDSEGSIALPARLLLDTLKTFPEQPLTFVVEENNTVEISSNHGKYALAYADGAEFPNAVSIEDASTTNIKGDILATAISKTIFAAGNDDLRPVMSGVFFQFSQDNLTFVATDAHKLVKYTRDDVSATETAEFIMPKKPLNLLKGILAGSDDDVLVEYNESNAKFTFENSVLICRLIDGKYPNYEAVIPKENPNKLVIDRTQFLNSVRRVSIFSNKTTHQIRLKIAGAELNISAEDIDYSNKAEERLTCDYQGDDMQIGFNSRFLTEMINNLSSDNVQLEMSLPNRAGILTPIDGLDEGEQVTMLVMPVMLNN comes from the coding sequence ATGAAATTTATTGTTTCAAGCACTTATTTATTAAAACAACTTCAAGTACTAGGGGGTGTTATTAATAATAGTAATACGTTACCAATTTTAGATAATTTCTTATTTGAGCTAAGTCAATCTAAACTGACTATTTCAGCTAGTGACTTAGAAACAACTATGTCTTCTACAATTGACGTAGAAAGTGATTCTGAAGGTAGTATTGCATTACCAGCACGTCTATTATTAGATACTTTAAAGACATTTCCTGAACAGCCATTAACATTTGTTGTTGAAGAAAATAACACGGTTGAGATTAGTTCTAATCATGGTAAATATGCTTTAGCTTATGCAGATGGAGCTGAGTTTCCAAATGCTGTTTCTATTGAAGATGCTAGTACAACAAACATTAAAGGTGATATCTTAGCAACTGCGATTAGTAAAACTATTTTTGCTGCTGGCAACGATGATTTAAGACCTGTAATGAGCGGAGTATTCTTTCAATTTTCTCAAGACAATTTAACTTTTGTTGCTACTGATGCTCACAAATTAGTTAAATATACAAGAGACGATGTTAGTGCTACTGAAACAGCTGAATTCATTATGCCAAAGAAACCTTTAAATCTTTTAAAAGGAATCTTAGCAGGAAGTGATGATGATGTATTAGTAGAATACAATGAATCTAATGCAAAGTTTACTTTTGAAAACTCTGTTTTAATTTGCCGTTTAATTGACGGTAAGTATCCAAATTACGAAGCGGTAATTCCTAAAGAAAATCCAAATAAATTGGTTATAGACAGAACTCAGTTTTTAAACTCTGTGCGTCGTGTTAGTATTTTCTCTAATAAAACAACTCATCAAATTCGTTTAAAAATTGCTGGAGCAGAATTAAACATATCTGCAGAAGATATAGATTACAGTAATAAGGCTGAAGAACGATTAACATGTGATTACCAAGGTGATGATATGCAAATCGGTTTTAACTCACGTTTCTTAACAGAAATGATTAATAACTTAAGTTCTGATAATGTTCAATTAGAAATGAGTTTGCCGAACAGAGCAGGTATTTTAACACCAATTGACGGTTTAGATGAAGGCGAACAAGTTACAATGCTTGTTATGCCAGTAATGCTTAACAACTAA
- the gldG gene encoding gliding motility-associated ABC transporter substrate-binding protein GldG — MKKNKTLISIITVIVGLLLVNFIASKFYQRFDLTKDNRYTLSNASKALVSDLDSPLIIDVFLEGNFPSEFRLLQTETKQIIEEFQLETNQIFINYINPIEDETTRERNIDELTKSGLEPYINTDNSTGKVTKEIIFPWAFASYKDEIVKIPLLKRSITQGLQEQVNNSVQSLEYAFSDGFSQLVNPKSKTIAILKGNGELDDVYLADFLKTMQQYYRVAPFTLDSVASNPQKTLNDLKQYDLIVAAKPSEAFTENEKLVLDQYSMHGGKSLWLTESVIMDEDSLHNATGTGVSIMRDLKLNDFFFKYGIRINPSLVKDLYSAPIMLAIGEGSQAQLQPLQWQYSPLAASNPNHSITKNLNLVRFDFASPIDTLKNGIEKSILLQSSPRSKLEGVPKSISLANVMETPDETTYNLGPQNLAVLLEGEFTSVYDKRVLPFEVKDFKSKSTETKMVVISDGDVIKNKVVRNRPQELGFDQLTGKAFGNKEFLINTINYLLDDTGLINIRAKEISIAFLDSEKIKDSNGKWQLINIVLPLALLGLFGFAFNYFRKKKYT; from the coding sequence ATGAAAAAGAATAAAACGCTTATATCAATTATAACTGTTATTGTTGGGTTACTTCTTGTAAATTTTATTGCGAGTAAGTTTTATCAGCGCTTCGATTTAACTAAAGATAATCGTTATACATTATCTAATGCTTCAAAAGCATTAGTAAGCGATTTAGATTCTCCGTTGATAATTGATGTATTTCTAGAAGGTAATTTTCCTTCTGAATTTAGATTACTTCAAACTGAAACAAAACAAATCATTGAAGAGTTTCAACTTGAAACTAATCAAATATTCATTAACTATATCAATCCTATAGAAGATGAAACAACTCGCGAGAGAAATATTGATGAGCTTACTAAATCTGGACTAGAACCATATATTAACACAGATAATAGCACTGGAAAAGTTACAAAAGAGATTATTTTCCCCTGGGCTTTTGCAAGTTATAAAGATGAGATAGTTAAAATTCCTTTATTAAAAAGAAGTATTACACAAGGTTTACAAGAACAAGTTAATAACTCTGTGCAATCCTTAGAATATGCATTTTCAGATGGTTTTAGTCAATTAGTTAATCCTAAGTCTAAGACTATAGCAATTTTAAAAGGCAATGGTGAATTAGATGATGTATACCTTGCAGATTTTCTAAAAACAATGCAACAATATTATAGAGTTGCTCCTTTTACATTAGATAGTGTCGCATCTAATCCTCAAAAAACATTAAATGATTTAAAGCAATACGATTTAATTGTTGCAGCAAAACCTAGTGAAGCCTTTACAGAAAATGAAAAATTAGTTTTAGATCAATACTCTATGCATGGTGGTAAAAGTTTATGGCTAACAGAATCTGTTATTATGGATGAGGATAGCCTGCACAATGCTACAGGAACAGGAGTTTCCATTATGCGCGACTTGAAACTGAATGATTTTTTCTTTAAATATGGTATTAGAATAAACCCAAGTTTAGTAAAAGATTTGTACTCTGCACCAATTATGTTAGCAATTGGTGAAGGTAGTCAAGCCCAATTACAACCTTTGCAATGGCAGTATTCTCCGCTTGCAGCATCGAATCCTAATCACTCAATTACTAAAAACTTAAACTTAGTGAGATTTGATTTTGCAAGCCCAATTGACACTTTAAAAAATGGTATAGAAAAATCTATACTCTTACAAAGTTCTCCGCGTTCTAAACTCGAAGGTGTACCAAAAAGTATTTCATTAGCTAACGTTATGGAAACACCAGATGAAACCACTTATAATTTAGGGCCGCAGAATCTTGCCGTATTATTAGAAGGGGAATTTACTTCTGTATACGACAAGCGTGTATTACCTTTTGAAGTGAAAGATTTTAAATCTAAGAGTACCGAAACGAAAATGGTTGTAATCTCTGATGGTGATGTAATTAAAAATAAAGTTGTTAGAAATAGACCTCAAGAATTAGGTTTTGATCAACTCACAGGAAAAGCTTTTGGAAATAAAGAATTTCTCATCAATACTATCAATTACCTTTTGGACGATACAGGACTTATAAACATTAGAGCTAAAGAAATTAGTATTGCTTTTTTAGATTCAGAAAAAATAAAAGATAGCAATGGTAAATGGCAATTGATTAATATTGTTTTACCACTGGCTCTACTTGGTCTTTTCGGTTTTGCGTTTAACTACTTTAGAAAGAAAAAATACACCTAA